A portion of the Staphylococcus felis genome contains these proteins:
- a CDS encoding queuosine precursor transporter, with the protein MYNELLGLGAFIGTFLLMVLMFRFFGKEGLYAWVAMGTIIANIQVLKTVDIFTISATLGNVMFASIYLATDILNDIYGRKVAKKAVWLGFSSTLIMIIVMQISLAFKPSDADIAQTALQSIFGVVPRIAFASILAYIIGQHIDVFIFSTIRKIFSSDRTFYIRAYGSTALSSIIDTALFVLIAFYGGPLPNSVILEIFITTYLLKLLATILNVPFGYWAKSMYRREKVHDHVQ; encoded by the coding sequence ATGTATAATGAGTTATTAGGATTAGGTGCCTTTATAGGTACTTTTTTACTAATGGTTTTAATGTTTCGTTTTTTTGGTAAGGAAGGTCTTTATGCTTGGGTAGCGATGGGGACTATTATCGCAAATATACAAGTACTTAAAACTGTAGATATTTTTACAATTTCTGCAACATTAGGTAATGTCATGTTTGCATCAATATATTTAGCTACAGATATCCTTAATGATATTTATGGTAGAAAAGTTGCCAAAAAAGCTGTATGGCTCGGTTTTTCTTCTACTTTAATTATGATTATTGTTATGCAGATATCGTTAGCGTTTAAACCGAGTGATGCTGATATAGCACAAACGGCTTTACAGTCTATTTTTGGTGTGGTTCCGAGAATTGCATTTGCCTCGATTTTGGCATACATTATCGGTCAACATATTGATGTGTTTATATTTAGTACTATTCGTAAAATTTTTAGTTCTGATCGCACATTTTATATCAGAGCATATGGTAGCACTGCGTTGAGTTCAATTATTGATACTGCGTTATTCGTGTTAATTGCATTTTATGGCGGTCCACTACCAAATAGTGTTATTTTAGAAATTTTTATTACAACTTATTTATTAAAACTTCTTGCTACAATTCTTAATGTCCCATTTGGTTATTGGGCTAAATCGATGTATCGTCGCGAAAAGGTTCATGATCATGTGCAGTAA
- a CDS encoding ribonuclease HI family protein, translating into MAKIYLDAASKGNPGLSAYGITIVEDGYRKTYSGALGEMDNHSAEWETLLLALEKAKALNVQNALIHTDSKLIEEAIQRGFIRNPKFKGYLEKYQKLAEEAFVVCFVKWIPRSQNKEANALAQQTLYQLTKE; encoded by the coding sequence ATGGCAAAGATATATTTAGACGCAGCTTCAAAAGGGAATCCTGGGTTAAGTGCATATGGAATCACGATCGTTGAAGACGGTTACCGTAAAACATATTCAGGTGCATTAGGCGAAATGGATAATCACAGTGCTGAATGGGAAACATTATTATTGGCACTTGAAAAAGCAAAAGCGCTAAATGTTCAAAATGCATTAATTCATACTGATTCAAAACTGATAGAAGAAGCGATTCAACGTGGATTTATAAGAAACCCCAAATTTAAAGGTTACTTAGAAAAATATCAAAAATTAGCAGAAGAGGCATTTGTAGTTTGTTTTGTGAAATGGATTCCACGATCACAAAATAAAGAAGCGAATGCCCTTGCACAACAAACTTTATATCAATTGACTAAAGAATAG
- the gpsB gene encoding cell division regulator GpsB — protein sequence MSDVSLKLSAKDIYEKDFEKTMFRGYRPEEVDAFLDDIIADYQKMADLNNEVIKLSEENNKLRKEVEDLRIRVASGRSQDPKSFSNQSVNQSNNNVDILKRISNLEKAVFGK from the coding sequence ATGTCAGATGTTTCGTTAAAGTTATCCGCAAAAGATATTTATGAAAAAGACTTTGAAAAGACTATGTTTAGAGGATATCGTCCAGAAGAGGTGGATGCCTTTTTAGATGATATTATTGCTGATTATCAAAAGATGGCAGACTTAAATAATGAAGTCATCAAACTATCTGAAGAAAATAATAAGCTTAGAAAAGAAGTAGAAGATTTGAGAATTAGAGTAGCATCAGGACGATCACAAGATCCTAAATCTTTTTCAAACCAAAGTGTGAATCAAAGTAATAATAACGTCGATATTCTTAAACGTATATCTAACTTAGAAAAAGCAGTGTTTGGCAAATAA
- a CDS encoding DUF1798 family protein translates to MILQQMVSNLNQDLLLIKERYTLARNGYQFDFDNEIKPFVQRVDHHMSEFKRYEHEVLGIQYFNQKHFNNLIQLIEDLSITCHYPKTSLKIFMNQYKTVQHHIQMLR, encoded by the coding sequence ATGATATTACAACAAATGGTTTCTAACCTTAATCAAGATTTATTATTAATTAAAGAACGCTATACACTTGCAAGAAATGGCTATCAATTCGATTTTGATAATGAAATCAAACCATTTGTTCAACGTGTTGATCATCATATGAGTGAATTCAAACGTTATGAACATGAAGTTCTTGGTATTCAATACTTTAATCAAAAACATTTCAACAACCTCATACAATTGATTGAAGACCTATCAATAACTTGCCACTATCCCAAAACAAGCTTAAAAATATTTATGAATCAATATAAAACTGTGCAACACCATATTCAAATGTTGCGATAG
- the rarD gene encoding EamA family transporter RarD — translation MNQQAFKKGILFAFIAYFMWGTLPLYWALIHGINAIETLMVRIILSLLFMIILVPLLKQTNQLLHDIRFLVRYPKKLFIIVIAGYIVTINWGTFIYAIESGYVLQTSLGYYINPLVSILLAMIFFKERFSRLEWCAIASAAIGVLYMTIKVGEVPFVSLILALTFGFYGLLKKLVPLSAISSITIENIVTAPAAIGYLFYIYHQFGLSIGWNMSSFWLLFSGAVTVLPLLAFSAGAVRIPLSLMGFIQYIGPTIIFILGIIVFKEPFNIDQFITFCFIWTGIIIYIISQVIKIKKQPQIE, via the coding sequence ATGAATCAACAAGCGTTTAAAAAAGGGATATTGTTTGCATTTATCGCATATTTCATGTGGGGAACTTTGCCTCTATATTGGGCACTAATTCACGGGATTAATGCGATTGAAACTTTAATGGTACGGATCATACTCTCTTTACTATTTATGATTATACTTGTACCGCTTTTAAAACAAACCAATCAATTGCTGCATGATATTCGATTTTTAGTTCGATACCCTAAAAAATTATTCATTATTGTTATAGCTGGATATATTGTAACGATTAACTGGGGAACATTTATATATGCAATTGAATCCGGTTATGTGCTTCAAACTAGTCTCGGATACTATATTAATCCATTAGTCAGCATCTTGTTAGCTATGATTTTTTTCAAAGAAAGATTTAGCCGTCTCGAATGGTGCGCAATTGCCTCAGCTGCAATAGGTGTACTTTATATGACAATTAAAGTAGGGGAAGTACCATTTGTATCACTCATATTGGCTTTAACGTTTGGTTTTTATGGATTACTGAAAAAATTAGTTCCTTTAAGTGCAATCAGTAGCATTACAATTGAAAATATAGTTACTGCACCCGCTGCGATTGGTTATCTGTTCTATATTTACCATCAATTCGGATTGAGTATAGGTTGGAACATGTCTTCATTTTGGTTATTATTTTCAGGTGCTGTTACAGTTCTCCCTTTGCTTGCATTTTCAGCAGGGGCTGTAAGAATACCGTTGTCGCTTATGGGGTTCATTCAGTACATAGGCCCAACCATTATCTTTATTTTAGGCATCATTGTTTTCAAAGAACCATTTAATATAGATCAATTTATAACTTTTTGCTTTATTTGGACTGGCATTATTATCTATATCATTTCCCAAGTCATTAAAATAAAAAAGCAACCTCAAATTGAGTAA
- a CDS encoding dynamin family protein encodes MINQNELDILYKLKKEVEKSDHQSLVTMINQIIKKVYLNHYTLTFVGHFSAGKSTLINNLIERDILPSSPVPTTSNTALVSVSNEEGITANLEGQKYSVLENYDAVKQMNRENYHVESIDIRFKSNLYHDGLTFQDTPGVDSNVKSHSISTESFLYTSNIVFYTVDYNHVQSSLNFQFMKRLNQSNIPVVFIINQIDKHKNDELSFEMFKSRVQKSIIDWDIDILKTFFVSKYDDVHNQLDSLKSFIHEQDNKREAIESYVKRITQLITSKQSQYLDDEMDIILDQLNIEAQEFEQAYSTYQQNEAVSEEAQLLNDKQALKHYLTEKRKSIIDNAYIMTHDMREHIRYYLESTTKDFKVGSFLNKKKKTEAERQNRLEQLMTKLQSKVVQNIFKPMQDDMSFLTRFSTDSKLNQRILNQHFELPTSLVIDLNQTQINISNQYVLTFSDDLMKSIRHAILKHFEKLDDDILEKVHAEENTASHSDIEKLYQRYIELGNLKRSLETRNYKHYYIHMDDSLDQLIDRHRIEYKPQGKVKIEEENTSSTKTFTKIESAFSKSKVVSALKDLRDVPLFQNTIKNIEHSLDRMDRQIIKIGVFGTFSAGKSSLINALLGAPYLISSPNPTTAATTEISYGNQNSVTFKTKEALLEEINSVTDMIGLQFETITQFLSFNTSQLKLQIDKNRLAFIEAIEKNYQLYEQLIEKGIQHSISNADIQKWSAEDEYATFVDTVHIQLPIDWLKNKIIIDSLGLHSNNQRHTHETEKILTTSDLIIYVSYFNHSFTDNDKMFIQHMKDMNQLLEQQAFKMVINATDLAESDNDKKAVIQYVEQALSEVQMSPEIFAVSSRNALTHHDKGIEQLTDSIQHFAHVESKQILERNIVHQIEYIQQAYFKMIQDYETNAQETENHKQALQQLALPSVFNQQQIIDATYQKVSNEIDTQIYHLNERLKIQLLDDIKSVFNSQMTNTDDFKYEKQAASKMYLDQIHQKLYLEQSLIVERIKRIYQQELESKLIPTLKQLHQHHVIIQPDIQFDISEIDQMLLKIDLESLIRQLPKSLTKKRILQSHYQKEIHESIKVSTLTLLGPRLNDLKHALESILNEFKDQSVLILNQLEDATQEDIQSILTFELDDAFIQKLKSILPTLTHITSFKGDKNVE; translated from the coding sequence ATGATAAATCAAAATGAATTGGACATCTTATATAAACTAAAAAAAGAAGTTGAAAAATCTGACCATCAATCACTAGTTACAATGATTAACCAAATTATTAAAAAAGTATATTTGAATCATTATACGCTTACGTTTGTAGGCCATTTTTCTGCTGGCAAATCCACACTTATCAACAATTTAATTGAACGCGATATTTTACCAAGTTCTCCCGTTCCAACAACAAGTAATACTGCTTTAGTTTCTGTTTCAAATGAAGAAGGTATTACAGCAAACTTAGAGGGACAAAAATATTCCGTACTCGAGAATTATGATGCAGTCAAACAAATGAATCGTGAAAATTACCACGTCGAATCAATTGATATACGTTTTAAATCAAACCTTTATCATGACGGTCTCACTTTCCAAGATACTCCGGGGGTAGACTCAAATGTAAAATCACATAGTATAAGTACAGAAAGTTTTCTCTATACAAGTAACATCGTATTTTATACTGTAGACTATAATCATGTTCAATCATCGCTTAATTTTCAATTTATGAAACGTTTAAATCAGTCTAATATTCCAGTTGTTTTCATCATTAATCAAATAGATAAACATAAAAATGATGAGCTCAGTTTTGAAATGTTTAAATCTCGTGTCCAAAAATCAATAATAGACTGGGACATTGACATTTTAAAAACTTTTTTTGTTTCAAAGTATGATGATGTTCATAATCAACTTGACTCACTTAAATCTTTTATTCATGAACAAGACAATAAGAGAGAAGCAATTGAAAGCTATGTTAAACGTATTACACAATTAATCACATCTAAGCAATCCCAATATTTGGATGACGAAATGGATATAATACTTGATCAGTTAAATATTGAAGCTCAAGAATTTGAACAAGCATATAGTACATATCAACAAAATGAAGCGGTTAGTGAAGAAGCCCAATTACTCAATGATAAACAAGCATTAAAACATTATCTAACTGAAAAAAGAAAATCGATTATAGATAACGCATATATTATGACTCATGATATGAGGGAACACATTCGTTATTACCTCGAAAGTACGACTAAGGACTTTAAAGTAGGTAGCTTTTTAAACAAAAAGAAAAAGACTGAAGCAGAGAGACAAAATCGTCTTGAACAGCTCATGACCAAATTACAAAGTAAAGTAGTTCAAAATATATTTAAACCAATGCAAGATGATATGTCTTTTTTAACTCGATTCAGTACAGATTCAAAATTAAATCAGCGTATATTAAATCAACATTTTGAGTTACCAACATCTTTAGTAATAGACTTAAATCAAACACAAATCAATATCAGCAACCAATATGTCCTTACATTTTCAGATGATTTAATGAAAAGCATTCGTCATGCAATCTTGAAGCATTTTGAAAAGCTTGATGATGATATACTAGAAAAGGTACACGCGGAAGAAAACACTGCATCTCATAGTGACATTGAAAAACTATATCAGCGCTATATTGAATTAGGAAATCTCAAACGATCTTTAGAAACAAGAAACTATAAACATTACTATATCCATATGGATGACTCATTAGATCAATTAATTGATCGACATCGAATCGAGTATAAACCTCAAGGCAAAGTTAAGATAGAAGAAGAAAATACTTCATCAACCAAAACCTTTACTAAAATAGAGTCAGCGTTTTCGAAATCTAAAGTTGTCTCAGCACTCAAAGATTTAAGAGATGTACCTTTATTTCAAAATACTATTAAAAATATTGAGCATTCACTAGATCGTATGGATCGTCAAATTATAAAAATCGGTGTGTTTGGTACATTTAGTGCAGGCAAGAGTAGTTTAATCAACGCACTTTTAGGCGCTCCGTATTTAATCAGTTCGCCAAACCCAACAACTGCCGCAACAACGGAAATTTCATATGGCAATCAGAATAGTGTAACATTCAAGACTAAAGAGGCACTTTTAGAAGAAATTAATAGTGTGACTGATATGATTGGGTTGCAATTTGAAACGATTACGCAATTTTTGTCTTTTAATACGTCCCAATTGAAGTTACAAATTGATAAAAATCGATTAGCTTTTATAGAGGCGATTGAAAAAAACTATCAATTATACGAGCAATTAATTGAAAAAGGAATACAACACTCCATTTCAAATGCCGACATTCAAAAATGGAGTGCCGAAGATGAATATGCTACGTTTGTCGATACTGTCCATATACAATTACCGATAGACTGGCTAAAAAACAAAATCATAATTGATTCATTAGGTCTACATTCCAATAACCAGCGACATACACATGAAACTGAAAAAATATTGACTACATCCGACTTAATTATATATGTCAGCTACTTTAATCATTCATTTACAGACAATGATAAAATGTTTATTCAACATATGAAAGATATGAACCAATTACTCGAACAACAAGCATTCAAAATGGTTATAAATGCTACTGATTTAGCGGAATCTGATAATGACAAAAAAGCTGTCATTCAATATGTCGAACAGGCATTAAGCGAAGTACAAATGTCACCGGAAATCTTTGCCGTTTCAAGTCGAAACGCATTGACTCACCATGATAAAGGAATTGAACAATTGACTGACAGTATACAGCACTTTGCTCATGTAGAATCTAAACAAATCTTAGAAAGAAATATCGTACATCAAATAGAATACATTCAACAAGCATACTTTAAAATGATTCAAGATTATGAAACAAATGCTCAAGAAACAGAAAACCATAAACAGGCATTACAACAATTGGCACTACCAAGTGTCTTTAATCAACAGCAAATCATTGATGCAACTTATCAAAAAGTATCAAATGAAATTGACACCCAAATTTATCATTTAAATGAACGGTTAAAAATTCAATTATTAGATGACATAAAGTCAGTTTTTAACAGCCAAATGACAAATACAGATGATTTCAAATATGAAAAGCAAGCTGCTTCAAAAATGTATTTAGATCAAATTCACCAAAAACTATATTTAGAACAGTCTTTAATTGTCGAGCGAATCAAACGTATTTATCAGCAAGAATTAGAGAGCAAACTTATTCCAACGCTAAAACAATTACATCAACACCACGTAATCATTCAACCTGATATTCAGTTTGACATTTCAGAAATTGACCAAATGTTATTGAAAATTGACTTAGAGTCGCTGATTCGTCAACTTCCAAAATCCTTGACAAAGAAGCGAATTTTACAATCACATTATCAAAAGGAAATACATGAATCGATTAAAGTAAGTACATTAACGCTTTTAGGACCACGCCTAAACGATTTAAAACATGCACTAGAATCGATATTAAATGAGTTCAAAGACCAGTCCGTCTTGATATTAAATCAACTTGAAGATGCAACACAAGAAGATATACAAAGCATTTTAACATTTGAATTAGATGATGCGTTCATTCAAAAACTCAAATCCATTCTACCAACCTTAACACACATTACATCATTCAAAGGAGATAAAAATGTCGAATAG
- a CDS encoding zinc-finger domain-containing protein, which produces MSEVLTDSKRQAIQSIDKLMNQYCNQCLIKTHLRKEKSKTKAHHFCISECSIGKQIQQLGNELQ; this is translated from the coding sequence ATGAGTGAGGTGTTAACTGACTCGAAAAGACAAGCCATTCAATCAATTGATAAGTTAATGAATCAATACTGTAATCAATGTCTTATCAAAACACACTTACGAAAAGAGAAAAGTAAAACTAAAGCTCATCACTTTTGTATTAGTGAATGTTCAATTGGCAAACAAATTCAACAACTAGGAAATGAATTACAGTAA
- a CDS encoding SLOG family protein, with amino-acid sequence MIKSLYITGYKSYELGIFNNDAKEVTFLKQFITQKLSHYIDEGLEWVLIQGQIGIELWAAECVIELKKEYPDLKLGIITPFLDHFSKWNEHNQLQYQTIVEHCDYQNSIYQQPYDGPYQFQQADQFMLDHTDLTILIYDEEQEASPKFFKRKLVDFAEKTNYTCDIVTFDEITSFINDLQWSKEI; translated from the coding sequence ATGATTAAATCGCTTTACATTACAGGTTATAAGTCATACGAACTTGGTATTTTTAATAATGATGCAAAAGAAGTGACATTTTTAAAGCAATTTATAACCCAAAAGTTAAGCCACTATATCGACGAAGGACTTGAATGGGTTTTAATACAAGGACAAATAGGTATTGAATTGTGGGCAGCTGAATGTGTGATTGAATTAAAAAAGGAATACCCTGACTTAAAGTTAGGCATAATTACACCGTTTTTAGACCATTTTTCAAAATGGAATGAGCATAATCAATTGCAATATCAAACAATTGTGGAACATTGCGATTACCAAAATAGCATTTATCAACAACCCTATGATGGACCATATCAGTTTCAGCAAGCAGACCAGTTTATGTTAGATCATACAGATTTAACAATTCTAATTTATGATGAGGAGCAAGAAGCGAGTCCTAAGTTCTTTAAACGGAAGTTAGTTGATTTTGCTGAAAAAACAAATTATACTTGTGATATTGTGACGTTTGACGAAATTACAAGCTTTATCAATGATTTACAATGGTCAAAAGAAATATAA
- a CDS encoding virulence factor: protein MEVIKVEPTPSPNTMKIVLSKTREDNKSQTYSEIKDANPNYINTILNIEGVKSIFHVMDFIAVDKKPRADWEQLLPKITASLNGKALDMTQHASNEHFGEVQVQVLTFKQIPYQIKLMSSLDESRLQLEDRFVNAMLKVQKPDDNVIFLRKWVDLGVRYGEMDDILKDVEDEINAMYPNDTLESLVEQALESDTSAPIKTYEHVSLSQYQSAKDWKMRLNMLKQFPTPTKEDYKLLDWALTDEKVPIRREAIVLLGMVEDRETLPYLYKGLNDKSPAVRRTAGDCISDLGFKDALPEMEKALSDPQKIVRWRAAMFIFDEGSTEQLNTLKQHQNDPAYEVKLQVQMAIERIENGEKALGSVWKQIANRNQ from the coding sequence ATGGAAGTTATCAAAGTAGAACCTACACCTAGTCCAAATACGATGAAAATCGTCCTTTCAAAAACACGTGAAGACAATAAGTCTCAAACCTATTCAGAGATTAAAGATGCTAATCCAAACTATATCAATACGATTTTAAATATAGAAGGGGTTAAATCTATTTTTCACGTCATGGATTTTATTGCAGTTGATAAGAAACCGAGAGCTGATTGGGAACAATTACTTCCTAAAATCACTGCGTCATTAAATGGAAAAGCATTAGACATGACACAGCACGCATCAAATGAACATTTCGGGGAAGTTCAAGTTCAAGTCTTAACATTTAAACAAATCCCTTACCAAATCAAATTAATGTCATCACTTGATGAATCGCGATTGCAATTAGAGGATCGCTTTGTAAATGCAATGTTAAAAGTCCAAAAACCTGATGATAATGTTATATTTTTAAGAAAATGGGTAGATTTAGGTGTACGATATGGTGAAATGGACGACATTTTAAAGGATGTTGAAGATGAAATCAATGCAATGTATCCTAATGACACCTTGGAAAGCTTAGTCGAACAAGCCCTAGAATCCGATACTTCTGCACCAATTAAAACATATGAACATGTATCGTTGTCACAATATCAATCGGCTAAAGATTGGAAAATGAGATTGAATATGTTGAAGCAATTTCCAACACCTACAAAAGAAGATTACAAATTATTAGACTGGGCTTTAACTGATGAGAAAGTTCCCATCAGACGAGAAGCTATTGTACTACTTGGTATGGTTGAAGATAGAGAGACGCTACCCTATTTATACAAAGGGTTAAATGATAAGAGTCCAGCAGTTAGACGAACAGCTGGGGATTGCATTAGTGACCTAGGATTTAAAGATGCTTTGCCAGAAATGGAAAAAGCGTTATCAGACCCTCAAAAAATTGTACGTTGGCGCGCAGCCATGTTTATTTTTGATGAAGGTAGTACCGAGCAACTCAACACACTAAAACAACACCAAAATGATCCAGCCTATGAAGTGAAGTTACAAGTACAAATGGCAATCGAACGAATTGAAAATGGAGAAAAAGCACTAGGTTCGGTTTGGAAGCAAATCGCCAATCGAAACCAATAA
- a CDS encoding THUMP domain-containing class I SAM-dependent RNA methyltransferase, giving the protein MYQLLAVCPMGLESIVAKEIRDLGYETRVENGRIYYHGDVEAIALSNLWLRTADRVKLVVGEFEVHTFDDLFEKVKALPWEQFIPADGAFPVQGRSLKSKLHSVPDVQAITKKAIVEKLKQTHQVQGWLDESGVKYPIEVNILKDKALLTIDTSGSGLNKRGYRLAQGEAPIKETLAASLVKLANWTGDTPLIDPFCGSGTIAIEACLIAQNIAPGFNRSFISEQWDFMPDGLYERLRAEADAQADYDKDITIYASDIDPQMIDIAQRNADEVGVGDIIQFEVKDINTLTIEYDGPIGLIGNPPYGERIGDRDEVEEMYRYLGTLLKRNPKLSLYIMTSHKEFEYLVNQKATKRRKLFNGYIETTYYQYWAKQ; this is encoded by the coding sequence ATGTATCAACTATTGGCAGTCTGTCCGATGGGGCTAGAATCGATTGTAGCAAAAGAAATTAGAGATTTAGGTTATGAGACACGTGTTGAAAATGGCCGAATATATTATCATGGCGATGTGGAAGCGATTGCTTTATCTAATCTGTGGCTTCGTACAGCTGATCGCGTTAAATTAGTGGTGGGAGAATTTGAAGTACATACCTTTGACGATCTTTTTGAAAAGGTAAAAGCATTACCTTGGGAACAGTTTATTCCAGCTGATGGTGCATTTCCTGTGCAAGGACGTAGTTTAAAATCTAAGTTACATAGTGTTCCAGACGTCCAAGCTATTACGAAAAAAGCAATAGTAGAAAAATTAAAGCAAACTCATCAAGTTCAAGGATGGTTAGACGAGTCTGGTGTAAAATACCCGATTGAAGTCAATATTTTAAAAGATAAAGCTTTACTTACAATTGATACGTCAGGTTCAGGTTTAAACAAACGTGGTTATCGACTTGCACAAGGTGAGGCTCCAATTAAAGAAACTCTAGCAGCCAGTTTAGTAAAGCTTGCAAATTGGACAGGCGATACACCGTTAATTGACCCTTTTTGTGGGTCGGGCACTATTGCAATTGAAGCATGTTTAATTGCTCAAAACATCGCACCTGGCTTCAATCGTTCTTTTATATCAGAACAATGGGACTTTATGCCAGACGGCTTATATGAACGACTACGAGCTGAAGCCGATGCGCAGGCAGATTATGATAAAGATATCACTATTTATGCATCTGATATAGACCCACAAATGATAGACATCGCACAACGAAATGCTGATGAAGTAGGTGTTGGTGATATTATTCAATTTGAAGTTAAAGATATTAATACTTTAACGATTGAATATGATGGACCTATTGGCTTAATCGGAAATCCACCGTACGGCGAAAGAATTGGAGATCGTGATGAAGTTGAAGAAATGTATCGTTATTTAGGCACACTATTAAAGCGCAATCCTAAATTATCACTTTATATCATGACAAGCCATAAAGAATTTGAATATCTTGTTAATCAAAAGGCTACTAAACGCCGAAAACTATTTAACGGATATATCGAAACAACTTATTATCAATATTGGGCAAAACAATAA
- a CDS encoding 5'-3' exonuclease, whose product MSNRILLVDGMAMLFRHFYASSIHQNFMRNSEGIPTNGTQGFVRHIFSALKQIKPSHVAVCWDMGTFTFRNETFASYKSNRPEPPEELKPQFTQVKHISEVLQFCNIGINHFEADDVIGTLANHFAQYQNHEIYIITGDRDLLQCVNHNVKVCLIKKGFTEYHIYDQKRFVDEYHLNPIQLIDVKAFMGDTADGYPGVKGIGEKTAIKLVRQYHSVEGVLEHLNELTASQQLKIKNNIESLKVSQSLAKIHSHVPLEFEDIYNKMAYRIDKHSILQTCHDYELHVSRKFIEKLL is encoded by the coding sequence ATGTCGAATAGAATATTATTAGTCGACGGAATGGCGATGTTGTTTCGTCACTTCTATGCATCTAGCATACATCAAAACTTTATGAGAAATTCTGAAGGTATCCCAACCAATGGGACACAAGGTTTTGTTAGACACATTTTCAGTGCATTAAAACAAATCAAACCTTCTCATGTTGCGGTCTGTTGGGATATGGGAACATTCACATTTCGCAATGAAACATTTGCATCCTATAAAAGCAATCGTCCAGAACCACCCGAAGAATTAAAACCTCAATTCACTCAGGTTAAGCATATTTCAGAAGTACTACAATTCTGTAATATTGGTATCAATCATTTTGAAGCAGATGATGTGATTGGCACTTTAGCAAATCATTTTGCCCAGTACCAAAACCATGAAATCTACATTATAACGGGCGATAGAGATTTACTACAATGTGTAAATCACAATGTCAAAGTTTGTTTAATTAAAAAAGGATTCACAGAATATCATATTTATGATCAAAAAAGATTTGTAGATGAATATCATTTAAATCCTATTCAACTCATAGATGTAAAAGCATTTATGGGGGATACTGCAGATGGTTATCCGGGCGTCAAAGGAATTGGTGAAAAAACCGCTATTAAATTAGTGCGTCAATATCATAGTGTCGAAGGAGTGCTCGAACATTTAAATGAATTGACAGCGAGTCAACAGCTCAAAATCAAAAATAATATTGAATCATTAAAAGTATCTCAATCTCTCGCCAAAATTCATAGTCATGTGCCTTTAGAGTTTGAAGACATCTATAACAAAATGGCATATCGTATAGACAAACATTCCATACTACAAACATGCCACGATTATGAGCTTCATGTATCAAGAAAATTTATCGAAAAATTACTATAA